aaaaatgacAATTCCAAGAGTGCTTTCTCTTGCCGCCccaaaaaatttataatattttataggCAACTTGTCTAAATAAATAATGGACGTTCACAGCTAATAGTCACAGCGTTTCTCCGGAGTCCAGAGTCCAAAAAAATAAGGAGATGGAAGAAAAGATTCCGAAACCCATCAAATGCAAAGGTAGTGGATTAAATTTCGTGTTAAATTAATCACTTATCGAAGCTTAATCTGACTGATTCCGACCGGCGATGCTCCAGCGGCGGTCTGCCGGGCCGCCGGCGAGAGGCTGCAGATCGAGGAGGTCGTGGTGGCGCCGCCCCAGCGCCACGAGGTCCGCATAAAAATCATATGCACCTCCCTCTGCCACTCCGACATCACTTTCTGGCGGATGAAGGCGATCCCCGGATTATTCCCCATAATCCTCGGCCACGAAGCCGTCGGGTAGGTTACTGCACGAGAGTTTTTACCGATCGCTTTAATTAAAACGAAAAGCAACCTTTTTTGGTACTGGATTGATCGCCGGCGGATACGCCATTTTGGGCGGCGCTGCAGGGTGGTGGAGAGCGTGGGGGAGGCGGTGCAGGAGGTGGCGGTGGGGGACACGGTGCTGCCGGTGTTCCTGGCTGAGTGCGGCGGCTGCGCCGACTGCAGATCGAGGAGGAGCAACGAGTGTTCGCTGTTCCCCTTCGCGATGCGGATGGGGATGCTGAGGGGGGACGAGGCCGCCCGGTTCACCGACGCTGCGGGGGCAGCGGTGCACCACTGCATCAACGTGTCGAGCTTCGTTGAGTACACCGTCGTCGACGTGGCGCACATCGTGAAGGTGCACAAGCCGATGCCGCCGGCGGTGGCCGCCTTGCTCAGCTGCGGTATCTCCACCGGTATGTTCTTTCCCCTGCTTCACAATAGAAGACAAATTAGTATTAAAAACATCATAAAGGAATCAAAAAATGTCGTCCTTTCTTTTGCCCTCTGTTTTGTGGATGTGGAtcgaaaaaagaaagaaacaaactcgttagataaaagaaaagaaaaataaaataaaaaagaagagaaaatagaagaaaatgagaagaaagaaaaaaaatctacaaaataatttatgaatatttatttttttccttctgtAAAATTTTCATCCTGTTATTTTAAGGAGTGGGAGGTGCATGGAAGGCGGCTGACGTGGAACCCGGGTCCACCGTGGCCATATTTGGTCTTGGCGCAGTTGGCTTAGcggtaaataataacaattattattattattattattgcactTATAAATTCAGATTCATGTGGTAAACGCAGGCAGCAGAAGGAGCGAGGATGCAAGGAGCAGGGAGAATCATTGGCGTCGACGTCAATCCTGAAAAATTTGAAATcggtcatttttttttctttcttaaattaaattaacactaAAATCTTTCTTTCTGTATCTTCATGGATCCGAACTCAAAATTTTGGCGGTTTTGTTTGTTCAGGGAAGAAGTTTGGAATTACAGATTTCGTCAACAGCAAAGAGATTGGAGACCGATCTATCAGCGAGGTTTGCGTCCATTCTGTTAAATTACATGTGTTGATTGATATAGATCATTAACGTGCTTAATGGTATAGGTGATAAAGGAGATGACCGGCGGTGGCGCGGATTATTGCTTCGAGTGTGTTGGGCTGGCGTCGCTGATGGCTGATGCTTTCGAGAGCTCTCGCTCGGTGAGTCGATTGTCAGTAAACCTGAATGAATGAATACAATTTAGAGAATAATAAATTCACGATGCTACAAGGAACGAAGATTGTTAACCATTTCTGCCTAACAATTTTGCTGGTAGGGTTGGGGCAAGACGATCATACTTGGAGTGGAAAAGCATGGGTCGCCGATCAGTGTAAACTGTAGGGAAATCCTAAGAGGAAGGAGCATCATGGGAGCTTTCATGGGGGGAATGAAACCAAAAACTGACATCCCAATTCTGATGGAAAAATACATAAGAAAGGTATTCGACTCCTGCAGCACTCCACTACATAATTGAATGGATTTGTTTTAAACTTGTTTTTTTTGTTCCTTTCAATTTCTATCTGTGGATCTGCAGGAACTTAACTTGGATGATTTCATAACTCATGAAGTTGGTTTCGAGGACATAAACAAAGCATTTGAGTTGCTGGAGGAAGGAAAGAGCATCAGGTGCACCATCTGGATGGATAGATAAATTTATGAACGACAATGTATAATAAAAGCATTTGTTGCATCCAAATATCTCTAAAACCTTTTCATAAACCATGCTTTCAAACATCGTAGAAAAGGTGTTTTAGCAATAATGGTGAAATCAGTTGTTTCGAGTATGCAAAGTTTAGGAAATTTCACCAATTTAGATTGTGATGAGTATTGATCGTTCTCAGATCAAATGCCAAGGAAAGGAAACACTGATCTCACTAGAAACTCCATGTGCAAGCAGATAATGCAATATTGTATCCATCAATCTAACATTCTTCCACATTCACCTCAGTAAGGGAATTCTTTAGCAGAAATAAGAAGTTGAACAATGAAGAACTGACAACTCATCATCTGTTGCAGTTCCATGATCTATTTGTTTTAAATGAGGAAATCAATAGTTTACCTTGTTTCTAATTCAACTGATTTATTCTTACGTTTGCACAACAGCTGCATTTGCTTCTTCAGTTATGACTTGTGGCTATTGTTACTGTTTTGTCCCGTTCATGACTGAAACCATTCACATGATTGGTTATGAACAAGGTAGAAATTCTCCTATTTCTAGTCGAGATCTGTACTGATATCAGGATTTGGGATGCAGTTAGGAAATAATATCTTGGTTTCAAGGAACAAGATGACAACTAATCTACATATAGTTGGTTTCTTTAACTGTTTGAATTCATTGATCTAGTGTGGTATGGAAAACATTGCTCTAATTTTGGATGTAATCTCTCTCTTACCAAGTCATAAAAATGAACCAGAGTTGCATCACTGAATGATATATTCCCgtctttgtttgtttgttttcattCATAACTAAACATGAgaaatttgcaaaaaaaataataaaaaatcaaaGAAGAATGAATCTAAGAAGATCAAGCAAAACAAGTTGAAGCAATCTATCTTATGTGGTGATAAAGGGGGACCTACTAAGCGCGGATCAAAGGATAGAGATAACAGtcaacgtggaggtcaaagtcaaagtgaTCAACACCCGGATGCCAAAGGGCTCACCTATGGTGGCCGAGCAGAGGTCGACTACAATGGTCGATCAGTGCGGACAGTGTCGATCGGCAAGAGGCTTGTCTGAGCCGACCCCCGTCTAGCTCAGAATAATAGGGTAAGATCGCTAGACGCTCACTGCAGATCAGCAGAATGCTAAGGTCACCGAAACACTTGTCCGAACGGAAGGAGATAAGCTATTATACCCAGTCACCACAAGAAAGAATAGCCGAGGCCGATCGCGCGGAGGAGTTCCAGCCGAGCGGACCAAGGCACTAAATAAAGGGGATCCATATACTGGTGGAGGTACGAGTTATTCACTATTAACATCTGTATCTACTGTTGCTCCATCTTTTTCCTCTTTTCGataactgacttgagtgtcagagggctAACGCCGAGGACTCCTTCCCTGGCTCGATACTGACATTTCTTGTGTTGTAGAGCGGAGCGGAGACAACATCCAGTCAATGCAGCAATCAAATCCCCAGCTTGCCATCTCCACGATTGTCGAACATGATtatattggcgtcgtctgtggaaacgtagcctgcatccgaaacgcgaagatggaggacgctggacaaCTCGCCACGGTGACTTTGACAAATGAGGAGCTGGATATACTGATACAAGCTCAAGCGGCAAaaatagtggagcaacaacagTAACGGGCGCTTGCCGATCGCCAGGTACAGGAGCCCCCCGCCTTAGCAACAGGTCATTAAGCCAGATATAAAGACCGAGTGGAGCATGTACCCGTTCGGGGACAAAGTAAGAAGTCGACTAGCACATACGGAGACGTGCCCAACGcgccgatccccttccatcgagcaCTGTTCCACACTCCAACAGAGGAGCTAGGCCGAGCGGATGAGGAACGAGGATCCTCCTCGGAAAACGTGCCCATTCGGGACCCGCGTAAAGGGAAAGCACCAAGGAATGATGAttctcccgagcggattaatAAACAGTTCTCTCAGGGAATCTTGGACAACCCTCTTTCGAAGCAATACACTCCGTTGACGATCAGTCATCGAAAACAAAGAAATCGAGAAGACGCAACCCACAGATTCAACGTAGAAAAGAGAAGAACCTTATTGAGAAAGGTCactggagaagaagaggagaagaaacgtCGCAGAGACTGCTCGAAGACGAAAGCATCAGGCATAGTGAAGATGACAGCGAGCAGATGGAGGTTTATAAACATCGTGGTCGATCACTTAGAGCCGTCTGATCGAGGGTTGCAAAAAACAAGGACAAAATCTAACTGTGGAATTTGAAAAGGTGCCTGTCACATCAGCAGCAGATATCCGCTTATCACATCAAACGTGCAGCGGTAGAAGACAGGACATGTGGCAGTTGACTATGGGAGGGTTTTAATTGTAGGatccaaaagaatttagatatctccacaatagcatgatattgtccactttgggcctaagccctcatggttttgctcttgggctctacccaaaaggcctcatgccaatggagatatcttttctcttataaacccatgatctttcccatgtgtttccaatatgggactatgtttacaaccttgcaaccccaacaatccccccctcaaacaaaggaccataggcttcccacgtctgatcctcgacccaccaggtctacctgcccctcagtccacccgacctactaggacttccttgcctagccgcaactaggacttcctgcctggtgtctggtcctcttgatccgaacataggagcctccactttctttgtttgaggtcaatattgtacccacatggttcaatcagaccatagctcttgtgcacagtcggcggttaaaccttctgcagtcagggctctgataccaattgtaggatccaaaagaatttagatatctccacaatagcatgatattgtccactttgggcctaagccctcatggttttgctcttgggctctacccaaaaggcctcatgctaatggagatatcttttctcttataaacccatgatctttcccatgtgtttccaatatgggactatgtttgcaaccttgcaaccccaacattaatgagacttaattaaaaggtatggtcgTGTGCTTAGCCCGTTTTCTAGAATTTTGGATGACGTAAGCCACTATGAAAGGGCGCTCATCCGAGAAAGCGTAGAGAGGGAAAAATTCCCCAAGTGTCGTCGTCAACCATCTTGATCGGCACAGATATTTGTCTATGAGGTAGCCGAGCGGCAAATCCACCACAGGCTTTGAAGATTGTGTGATCCGATCAAGAGTTCGAGTTCAAAGAAAGCAATGGTCGGTCGCCGGTCGGTGAATTAG
This region of Zingiber officinale cultivar Zhangliang chromosome 9A, Zo_v1.1, whole genome shotgun sequence genomic DNA includes:
- the LOC122021721 gene encoding alcohol dehydrogenase-like 7 yields the protein MEEKIPKPIKCKAAVCRAAGERLQIEEVVVAPPQRHEVRIKIICTSLCHSDITFWRMKAIPGLFPIILGHEAVGVVESVGEAVQEVAVGDTVLPVFLAECGGCADCRSRRSNECSLFPFAMRMGMLRGDEAARFTDAAGAAVHHCINVSSFVEYTVVDVAHIVKVHKPMPPAVAALLSCGISTGVGGAWKAADVEPGSTVAIFGLGAVGLAAAEGARMQGAGRIIGVDVNPEKFEIGKKFGITDFVNSKEIGDRSISEVIKEMTGGGADYCFECVGLASLMADAFESSRSGWGKTIILGVEKHGSPISVNCREILRGRSIMGAFMGGMKPKTDIPILMEKYIRKELNLDDFITHEVGFEDINKAFELLEEGKSIRCTIWMDR